A stretch of Miscanthus floridulus cultivar M001 chromosome 13, ASM1932011v1, whole genome shotgun sequence DNA encodes these proteins:
- the LOC136501234 gene encoding homeobox-leucine zipper protein HOX27-like, whose amino-acid sequence MLPSPLRFFNPALMIRSPLPAPFCRATHVRSSNRCPEGSKPNQTPGRSSQRSAACSVTQLAELSPPHRCHTLLISQCLASHTGTVLLPSLLAGARAGAVLFLGSGGMELGLSLGEAAVPDAAGRAAAPELGLGLGIGIGASAAGTGRGGEEGGRGRSRAAGTGTGWWAAPEPAVRLSLVSSSLGLQWPPSDGGVCHAGRGDAPAARGFDVNRAPSSVAASGLAALEDDEEDPGAAAALSSSPNDDSAGSFPLDLGGPRAHAEGGAAAQAGGGGERSSSRASDEDEGASARKKLRLSKEQSAFLEESFKEHSTLNPKQKAALAKQLNLRPRQVEVWFQNRRARTKLKQTEVDCEYLKRCCETLTEENRRLHKELAELRALKTAPPFFMRLPATTLSMCPSCERVASGPNPAASTSAPASSSTPPPATTTSYAAPVVRGEHRPSSFAALFAATRSFPLASLPRPPAPASNCL is encoded by the exons ATGCTGCCATCGCCCCTGCGGTTTTTTAATCCTGCCCTCATGATTCGATCCCCCCTGCCTGCTCCCTTTTGCCGGGCCACTCACGTGCGCTCGTCAAACCGCTGTCCCGAAGGGTCAAAACCAAACCAAACCCCGGGTCGCTCCTCGCAGCGCAGCGCAGCTTGCTCCGTCACTCAGCTGGCTGAGCTCTCTCCCCCACACCGTTGCCACACTCTCCTCATATCGCAGTGTCTCGCATCGCACACGGGGACGGTGCTGCTCCCGTCGCTGCTTGCCGGGGCCCGGGCGGGGGCGGTGTTGTTTCTTGGTTCTGGTGGGATGGAGCTGGGGCTGAGCCTGGGCGAGGCGGCAGTGCCGGACGCCGCCGGGAGGGCGGCGGCGCCAGAGCTGGGCCTTGGGCTTGGGATCGGGATTGGAGCTAGCGCCGCCGGAACCGGAAGAGGGGGTGAGGAGGGCGGGAGGGGAAGAAGCAGGGCGGCGGGGACGGGAACGGGGTGGTGGGCGGCGCCGGAGCCGGCGGTGCGGCTCAGCCTTGTGTCCAGCAGCCTCGGCCTTCAGTGGCCGCCCTCGGACGGTG GCGTCTGTCATGCAGGGCGTGGTGACGCGCCGGCGGCGCGCGGGTTCGACGTGAACCGGGCGCCGTCGTCGGTGGCGGCGAGCGGTCTGGCGGCGctggaggatgacgaggaggacccgggcgcggcggcggccctgTCCTCGTCGCCCAACGACGACAGCGCGGGCTCCTTCCCGCTGGACCTGGGTGGCCCACGTGCCCACGCCGAGGGCGGCGCCGCGGCgcaggccggcggcggcggcgagcggtcCTCGTCTCGCGCGAGCGATGAGGATGAGGGCGCGTCCGCGCGCAAGAAGCTGCGACTCTCCAAGGAGCAGTCCGCGTTCCTGGAGGAGAGCTTCAAGGAGCACAGCACCCTCAACCCT AAACAGAAGGCGGCGCTGGCGAAGCAGCTCAACCTCCGGCCGCGACAGGTGGAAGTCTGGTTCCAGAACCGCCGAGCCAG gacgaagctgaagcagacggAGGTGGACTGCGAGTACCTGAAGCGCTGCTGCGAGACGCTGACGGAGGAGAACCGGCGGCTGCACAAGGAGCTCGCGGAGCTGCGCGCGCTCAAGACGGCGCCGCCCTTCTTCATGCGCCTCCCGGCCACCACCCTCTCCATGTGCCCGTCCTGCGAGCGCGTCGCCTCCGGCCCCAACCCTGCTGCCTCCACCTCGGCACCCGCATCATCATCCACGCCGCcgcctgccaccaccacctcgtACGCCGCACCCGTCGTGCGGGGCGAGCACCGGCCCTCGTCGTTCGCCGCGCTGTTCGCGGCCACCCGCAGCTTCCCGCTGGCGTCCCTGCcgcggccgccggcgccggccagCAACTGCTTGTAA